One region of Nycticebus coucang isolate mNycCou1 chromosome 10, mNycCou1.pri, whole genome shotgun sequence genomic DNA includes:
- the PEAR1 gene encoding platelet endothelial aggregation receptor 1, which produces MLPPLCPLLLALGLGLAGTLNPNDPNACSFWESFTITTKESHSRPFSLFPLELCERPWEGPHICPQPTVIYRTVYRQVVKTDHRRRLQCCRGFYESSGACVPLCAQECVHGRCVAPNQCQCAPGWRGDDCSSECDPGVWGPQCDKPCNCGNNSSCDPKSGVCSCPSGLQPPSCLQPCTSSHYGPACQYSCQCHGAPCDPQTGACFCPPERTGPSCDVSCPQGTAGFFCPSTDPCQNGGVFQVSKGPCSCPPGWMGAICSLPCPEGFHGPNCSQECRCHNGGLCDRFTGQCRCAPGYTGDRCREECPAGRFGQDCAETCDCAPGARCFPANGACLCEHGFTGDRCAERLCPDGLYGLGCQESCTCEPEHSLSCHPMSGECSCLPGWAGLHCNESCPQDTHGPGCQEHCLCLHGGTCQAASGRCQCAPGYTGPHCASLCPPDTFGVNCSTRCSCENAIACSPIDGACVCKEGWQRGNCSVPCIPGTWGFGCNASCQCAHEAVCSPQTGACTCTPGWQGAHCQYPCPKGQFGEGCASRCDCEHSDDCDPIHGHCQCQAGWMGTRCHLPCPEGFWGANCSNTCTCKNGGTCLRESGNCVCAPGFRGPSCQRPCQPGRYGKRCVPCKCANHSTCSPLDGTCYCLAGWTGPDCSQPCPPGFWGANCAQPCQCHHGGTCHPQDGSCVCPPGWTGHHCLEGCPLGMFGANCSQPCQCGPGERCHPEIGACVCPPGHSGVPCRIGSQEPFTIMPTSPVAYNSLGAVIGIAVLGSLVVALVALFIGYRHWQKGKEHHHLAVAYSSGRLDGSEYVMPDVPPSHSHYYSNPSYHTLSQCSPNPPPPNKVPGSQLFASLQVPERPGGAQGHDSHATLPADWKHRREPPLGPLDRGGSRLDRNYTYDHSNGNGPGSFYNKGPTSEEGLGASVVSLSSENPYATIRDLPGLPGGPRESSYMEMKGPPSASLCRQPPQLQDSQRRWQLQPQRDSGTYEQPSPLVHDRDSVGSQPPLPPGLPPGHYDSPKNSHIPGHYDLPPVRHPPSPPLRRQDR; this is translated from the exons CCCTCTGTGCCCAGGAGTGTGTCCATGGCCGCTGTGTGGCACCCAATCAATGTCAGTGTGCACCAGGCTGGCGAGGTGATGACTGCTCCAGTG AGTGTGACCCAGGAGTGTGGGGACCACAGTGTGACAAGCCTTGCAATTGCGGCAACAACAGCTCCTGTGACCCCAAGAGTGGGGTCTGTTCTTGCCCCTCTGGCCTGCAGCCCCCGAGCTGCCTTCAGCCTTGCACCTCTAGCCACTATGGTCCTGCCTGCCAGTACAGCTGCCAGTGCCATGGGGCACCCTGCGATCCACAGACTGGAGCCTGCTTCTGTCCCCCAGAGAGAACTGGGCCCAG CTGTGATGTGTCCTGTCCCCAGGGCACTGCTGGCTTCTTCTGCCCCAGCACCGATCCTTGCCAAAACGGAGGTGTTTTCCAGGTCTCCAAGGGCCCCTGCAGCTGCCCCCCTGGCTGGATG GGCGCCAtctgctccctgccctgccccgAGGGCTTCCACGGACCCAACTGCTCCCAGGAATGTCGCTGCCACAACGGCGGCCTCTGCGACCGATTCACGGGGCAGTGCCGCTGCGCTCCGGGCTACACCGGGGATCG GTGCCGTGAGGAGTGCCCTGCTGGCCGCTTCGGACAGGACTGCGCGGAGACGTGCGACTGCGCCCCCGGTGCCCGCTGCTTCCCCGCCAACGGCGCGTGTCTGTGCGAACACGGCTTCACTGGGGACCGCTGCGCCGAGCGCCTTTGCCCCGACGGCCTCTATGGCCTGGGCTGCCAGGAGTCCTGCACCTGTGAGCCGGAGCACAGCCTCAG CTGCCACCCGATGAGCGGGGAGTGCTCGTGCCTGCCAGGTTGGGCAGGCCTCCACTGCAACGAGAGCTGCCCGCAGGACACGCACGGCCCGGGCTGCCAGGAGCACTGTCTCTGCCTGCACGGCGGCACCTGCCAGGCGGCCAGCGGCCGCTGCCAGTGCGCGCCAGGCTACACG GGCCCTCACTGCGCTAGCCTCTGTCCGCCCGACACTTTCGGTGTCAACTGTTCCACACGGTGTTCGTGCGAAAATGCCATCGCCTGTTCACCCATCGACGGCGCGTGCGTTTGCAAGGAAG GTTGGCAGCGTGGTAACTGCTCTGTGCCCTGCATACCTGGAACCTGGGGCTTTGGTTGCAATGCCAGCTGCCAGTGTGCCCACGAGGCAGTCTGTAGCCCCCAAACTGGAGCCTGTACCTGCACCCCAGGGTGGCAGGGGGCCCACTGCCAGTATCCCTGCCCG AAGGGGCAGTTTGGTGAAGGTTGTGCCAGTCGTTGTGACTGTGAGCACTCTGATGACTGTGACCCTATTCATGGACACTGCCAATGCCAAGCTGGCTGGATGG GTACCCGCTGCCACCTGCCTTGCCCTGAGGGCTTCTGGGGAGCCAACTGTAGCAACACCTGTACCTGCAAGAATGGGGGCACCTGCCTCCGTGAGAGCGGCAACTGTGTGTGCGCACCTGGGTTCCGAGGCCCCTCCTGCCAGAGAC CCTGTCAGCCCGGCCGCTATGGCAAACGCTGTGTGCCCTGCAAGTGTGCCAACCACTCCACCTGCAGCCCCTTGGACGGGACCTGCTACTGTCTGGCTGGCTGGACAGGCCCAGACTGCTCCCAAC CATGCCCCCCAGGATTCTGGGGAGCCAATTGTGCCCAGCCCTGCCAATGTCACCATGGCGgtacctgccaccctcaggatgGGAGTTGTGTCTGCCCTCCAGGCTGGACTGGACACCACTGCTTGGAAG GCTGCCCTCTAGGGATGTTTGGTGCCAACTGCTCCCAGCCATGCCAGTGTGGTCCTGGAGAAAGGTGCCACCCAGAGATTGGGGCCTGTGTGTGTCCCCCAGGCCATAGTGGTGTACCTTGCAGGATCG GAAGCCAGGAGCCCTTCACCATCATGCCTACCTCTCCAGTGGCCTATAACTCACTGGGTGCAGTGATTGGCATTGCGGTACTGGGGTCCCTCGTGGTGGCCCTGGTGGCACTGTTCATTGGCTACCGCCATTGGCAAAAAGGCAAGGAGCACCACCACTTGGCAGTGGCCTACAGCAGTGGGCGGCTGGATGGCTCTGAGTATGTCATGCCAG ATGTCCCTCCTAGCCACAGTCACTACTACTCCAACCCCAGCTACCACACCCTGTCACAGTGCTCCCCAAACCCTCCACCCCCGAACAAG GTTCCAGGCAgtcagctctttgccagcctccAGGTCCCTGAGCGTCCAGGTGGAGCCCAGGGGCATGACAGCCATGCCACGCTGCCTGCTGACTGGAAGCACCGCCGGGAGCCCCCTCTGGGGCCTCTGGACAGAG gtGGCAGCCGCCTAGACAGAAACTATACCTATGACCACAGCAATGGTAATGGCCCAGGCTCCTTCTACAATAAAG GACCTACCTCTGAAGAGGGGCTGGGTGCCAGTGTGGTGTCCTTGAGTAGTGAGAACCCTTATGCCACCATCCGGGACCTGCCTGGACTGCCAGGGGGGCCCCGGGAGAGCAGCTACATGGAGATGAAAGGCCCCCCCTCAGCCTCTCTCTGCAGGCAGCCTCCCCAGCTCCAGGACAGCCAGAGGCGGTGGCAGCTCCAGCCTCAAAGAGACAGTGGCACCTATGAGCAGCCCAGTCCCCTGGTCCATG ACAGGGACTCTGTGGGCTCCCAGCCACCACTCCCTCCAGGCCTGCCCCCTGGCCACTACGACTCACCCAAGAACAGCCATATTCCTGGACACTATGACTTGCCTCCAGTGCGGCACCCCCCATCACCTCCACTTCGTCGCCAGGACCGTTGA